CTGGGAGCATtcagactaataaaaaaaaaaattaaaactctggGTAGAGGGACACTCTGGGGGACTCCAACTCAGGCAGTGGTGTGCAGATTCACACATGTCCATGCATGGGCCAGGCCTGTGTGAGaaacatgtgtgtgtctgtacatATTACATCCTCCACAAGGATGTAGCTGGGAGCCCCCGTCCTACCCCCACGCCTGTGCTACTCAGTGGGCCTCTTCCAgacctttctttttccatttggaaGAACTGGGCCTACTGAAAGAAGTGATGAAAGGGAAATGGCCCACAGTAATCCTCTGAAGATGCCCTTTCCTCTTGGTCCTTGCTCCAGTGTGCAGGAGGCAGGCACCCACCTCAGTCCTGGGGCAGTGGAGGCCACGAACAGGTGGCAGGTGTGGTGGGAGGCGGTGGGCCTCACTGGGTAGCTGGCTGGGAGTAGCTGCAGGACACCTGCACCATCTCAGCTTCTGTCAGGTCACTGCTGAACCCAGCTGGGCTGTGCAGGAACTGCCTCAGCAAGGGGGAGGCGTGGAGCCCGAGGTGAGAGCCTGGGCTCCTGGGTGGCTCTGCCTGCTCGGTGACTGTGGTGGAAGACATGAGGACTGTGTTCCCAAACTGGTCCACCTCCTCATACTGCTCAGTCACGGTTCTCATGGCTCCATAGTGCTGTGAGCTCCCTGGCCCAGTCTGTAGCTCCAGAACACTCTTTTGCCGCCCTCTGGGCAGGGGACTTGCTGAGGGAGGGGCAGGCTCAGGTTGCACAGAGCACTGGGTGATGTCCTTCTTCCCAGCCTTGTCTTGGACACCTTTCTGCTGGAGCAGGGCCTGGCCTATGTCCTGAGCCGCTTGTGTGCTTTTCACTGAGATATCAGGGTTACCCTTAAAGCTAGAAGTCTCTAGAGGCTTCCTTGTGGCTGACTGGATGGAGATAAATGTTGGGGAGGAGGGCGAATCTTGCCTGGAAGGTAAGACCCGAGGGAGGCACAAATCTTCTCTTGATGTCTCCTGCCTCCTGGTGGAAGGGGCAGTTGAGGCTGCGTGACTTCTGGCCTCTGTGTGATTTCTGATCTTGACTTGATTCTGGGCCTCAGTGTGGCATCCAACCTTGGTTTGGTTCTCGACTGCAGTTTGACCCCCGACCTCCTGgcctgagccactgggcctggcactACTGCTGACTGTGACACTGATCTTGTGGGCACTGTGGTCTTTTGGAGGTCCCTGGAAGTGGCCGCTGGCGCTGGCCTCAGGCTGGAGGCTAGACATGGAGCTGAGTGCCTTGTGCACAGCCTCTTCAATGTCCAGCAGCCTTGCCAAGGTCTGTTCCTTCAGTCGAGCGACCTCCGTGCTGACCCGTGTCAGTTCCCCAAATGCCTGCTCCACTGAGGCCTCAGGTTTTTGGTGGGCAGCAGGAGCCTGAGgagcagcccctcccagctgGGGCACAGCCTCAAACAGCCTCCGCAGGGCCTGCACATCCACACTGCCTGCGGCCTCCTTCTCAAGGGCTTGCACCTGGTTCAGGAGGCCCTGGAGCTCTTTCTGGTTTCTTTGCAGACTCTCAGGGCTCTCAGGGGCCCCTTGGTGGGAACCTTCCATGGGCTGCTCTCCTGAGGTGCTGGGGCCCCACTGCAGTGAGGTGGGATCACGGTTGAGGGCATTGAGCTCGGGGGGCTCAGAGCTCTGGGCATTGCTGCCTGTAGCCTGATTGTTGGTGGGCCTGGGTGCCGTGGTGCTGAAGCCATGTTGGGGACTGGGCTGGCTATGTCCACTGGGGCATCTGGCCAGAGGTATGTGGCCCTGGCCTACAGTAGTGGGAACCTTGACTGGCTGAGGGATGGCTGCATCTGTCTCACCTCGTTGGTGTTCCCTTTGCCCCACCTCTGAGGAAAAGCTGGGAGATACAGGCAAGGGCTTGGGCAGCCTCTGAGGAGGGTGGCTCTGGGTTAGGTGTGCAGGTTTAGGGGGCAGCTGCGGCTTCTTCTTTGGGGGCATGGTGGGCTCCAGTTTTGAGGTCTTTGTCTGTGACCCTCCAGGGGTTTTCTGGCCAGCAGGGCTGCTGTGGGGGTGAAGAAGGGGGTCCTTCAGGGGCTCAGAGGCCTGCTGGATGGAGTCCTCGTCACGGCGGGCTCCGGCTGGAAAGTCAGGTCCTGTCACAGCAGCTGggagagtaggaggaggaggaacaaagGCATTATGGGGGTGCGGGCTGGCACCTGCGGCTTGGGGCCCAGAGGCCAGATTGTGGCTGCCTAGAGGGGCAGTCTTCAGGGTGGTCTCTGCAGCTTGGAGGTCCCCTGGGCAGACTTCTGCCATCAACTTCCCTGGAGGCCCCCAGGCCATCTGTGCGCGGCCCCCAGGCTCCTCCCGCCCTGGCCCAGTACTCTGACCTGGGCCTCCCTGGAGTGGGCGGGGAGCCTGGACTGAGAGGGCAGTCTCCCTGCGCCTTGACTGGGGTTCCCTCTCAGAAGGCTGGACACCCCCTGGTGGGTCAAAGGTCCTCACGGGATGAGCGGTGTAGATGCCGTCCTGAATTGTCACCCACCCCCCAGGCAGCCCTCTGGGTAGTGCTCGCTCTTCCCCACTGACCTTTCTGGGGGCTGCTGGGATCCGGGGATCAATTCCACCCCCAGGCCTGATGTTGCTTTGGGTAGCCCCAGCTTTCCGAAGACCGTCCTGGATGGGGTTGGAAGTGGCTGCGGGGGTGGGGCCCTGCTTGTGCTTATTCAGAACTTGCTGGTGCAGGCTCTGGGCTTCAGCTGTTGCCATACGCAGACTCTGCATGGCGGCCAGGAGGTCTGGGGCCCCAGGCCCCGGAGAGGTAGTAGTGGCTCCTTCTGACTTTCCCAAGACTGCCATCCCTTTCTGTCCAGAGTGACTGTCTTCCTGCTTTTCTGTGTTTTGCAACTGGGCTGGTGCTGCAGCTTCCCCAGCCAGAGGGACTGCCTTTCCAATGGACTGAGGAGGGCAAGGGATAGCTTGCCCTGAGGCTCTCAGATGCCCCATCCCCATGCTGGGGTCCAGTGGGGGAACATGGATGATGCTCTCAGCTGGGGGCAGGCTCTGGCCCCCCTCGCTGGCTGGCACTGGACTCGGGTCAGCCGGGGGCTCCCACCGCAGACTGTGCAGGCCACTCAGGTCTCCTTTGTCTATGCAGCTGGCCAACAGCTGCACGCTGCTCCTCTCGGAGGCCTTGCTAGTTAGCCGAGGCTGCAGAGAATAGGCAGTCAGTGCGACCAGGCCCTGCTCTGTCTCCTGCATCACCAGCCCAGTTCTTGCCACGGAGGCCCTGAGACCACAAGCCAGCAGCTGCTGGAGCTCGGGGTCCATGTCTTCAATACTCCCACTGCTGCCTGGAGTTGGCAGCCTCAGCTGCTTGAGTTGGAGCTGGCCAGTTGGGTCTTCCTGCACCAGCAGCCCCTGCTGGTCCACATCTGGCCGGCGCAGGACTTGGCGGATGATTCTGGGAAGTTCACCTGACACCAGCTCCTCCTTTCGTATATAGGGGAGTCCCTGCCCTGTGCCCGAGAGCACATACTTGGCAAGACAGAGCTCCCCTGGCCCTCGGGCCTCCATGAGGATGCCTCCATGGTGCAGGATGCCAGGTGTGGCATGCAGAGTCCGCAGGGTCCCCTCAGCTGCAGTCTCCTGGCTCTCTTGCATCCTGTTGCCTGAGGGGCTCATGGGCTGCTCTTCCAGGAGGTTGCCCCCTCGGATGCTCTCAGCTGCCAGGGAGCCCATGGGGCAATTCTCAAAAAGCCAAGTGAACTTGTGGACAGAACCCGCGGGGATGGACCCAGCGATTACCCGGGGCTGCTGTTCTTCCTTCTTGCCTGCCTCCAGGGCCTGGAAAACCTCCTTCTGACGAGACACCTGCCCTGAAGGGATCTCCACACGGCTGCAGTATCTCACAGGCCCTCTTCCGCAGGGACGACCTGAGGCCTGAAGAGGCTCGGTCTCAAAGacatgtctgtctgtctgtctttccccAGCCGGGACCTGGCTAACCTGCAGGTGCTGCTCCCTGGAGCCCACTGGCCTGTCCACAGGTTGGGGCTTGAACATCCAGGTGCAGGACTGTGCCTCAGCCTTGGCTGTGGGATCTGTGACCTCTGACCCCTGCTTTTCGGCCAACTCACTCATTGGGCAAGTCTCGAACAACCACCGGATGGTCTGCACATCGCCTTTGGAGGGTGCCGCAGGCTGGGGGTCTCCCTGACTCTTCCCCTCTTCTTTCTGTCGTTCCTGCTGCTCCCGTTGGTGGATCATCTCCAGGGGCTGGGTCTCAAAAAGCCACCGAGCAGTGCCAACATCCCCAGCCACCACTTCCTGCCGGGTGATGCCCCGCACCACGTCGATGGTACTGGGGCTTCGGCCGAGCTGGGCTAGGGGCTGTGTCTCAAACATCCACCTGTAGCCTTGGACATCACCTCCGACTATCTGCTCTCTGCTAACAGAGGTCAGGGCATGGAGGCGGCCCTTGCTGTCCTGCATGGCATACACTGGGGACCCTATGCCCTGGGCCTGCCCAGCAGAATCAGTTCCTTCTTCTCTGCTTGGACTCCCATGGGCCAGAACCTCACCCTGTCCAATGCTGTCCAAGGGAAGGGTCTCAAAAAGGTTCTTAAAAGTCTTCACGTCCCCCTTTAGCCCATCCCTCTGGGGGGCACTCTGAGAGAAGGGCAGTGCTGAGGAGTTGTCACTGGATAGATGCCCCTCACCGTCCTGGGGATCCACTCGCTGTAGGTGACCCACTTGGACCTTGTCTCTGAAAGCATCCAGGGGCTTTGTTTCAAATAGCCACAGGGTGGAGCGGACATCACCAGGGACCACTTCCTCTTTGGGTGGGGCCTCTGCTCCAGCCTCCTCATCCCCCTTCAGAGTGTCCAGCGCTCGGGTCTCAAACAGATGCCGCTGCTGCTGAACATCTGGACCAGGTGGGATAAGGTCTGGGGATGGCTGGAAGTCCTTTTCATCTACTAAGATCTCCCGGATGGCATCCAGGGGCTGTGTCTCAAAGATCCAGCGAGTTGCACTGACATCGGGCCGGGACCCCTCCTCCAGGGAAATCCCCCGGATCACCCGCACCTGGCTGGGGTCCTGGTTGATGGCGTCCAGAGGCCGGGTCTCAAAGAGCCAGCGGGCAGACCTCACCGCGTTGCTTTGGATCTCCTCCCGGCATGCGGCCTTGACCTCATGGATGGCACCCTCTGCATCCTGGATGGCACACAGGGGCTCCGTTTGGAAAAGCTTCACTGTCTTTTTCACATCACCCTTCAGCTCCTGGATCTCTGAGCGCAGTTCCAAGGGGCTCTGCTCCTGCAGGGAGGGGCGGGAGCCCAGGC
This sequence is a window from Macaca fascicularis isolate 582-1 chromosome 2, T2T-MFA8v1.1. Protein-coding genes within it:
- the XIRP1 gene encoding xin actin-binding repeat-containing protein 1 isoform X2, coding for MADAQTQVAPTPTMRMATAEDLPLPPPPALDDLPLPPPKESFSKFHQQRQASELRRLYRHIHPELRKNLAEAVAEDLAEVLGSEEPTEGDVQCMRWIFENWRLDAIGDHERPAAKEPVPGGDVQATSRKFEEGSFANSTDQEPTRPQPSGGDVRAARWLFETKPLDELTGQAKELEATVREPAASGDVQGTRMLFETRPLDRLGSRPSLQEQSPLELRSEIQELKGDVKKTVKLFQTEPLCAIQDAEGAIHEVKAACREEIQSNAVRSARWLFETRPLDAINQDPSQVRVIRGISLEEGSRPDVSATRWIFETQPLDAIREILVDEKDFQPSPDLIPPGPDVQQQRHLFETRALDTLKGDEEAGAEAPPKEEVVPGDVRSTLWLFETKPLDAFRDKVQVGHLQRVDPQDGEGHLSSDNSSALPFSQSAPQRDGLKGDVKTFKNLFETLPLDSIGQGEVLAHGSPSREEGTDSAGQAQGIGSPVYAMQDSKGRLHALTSVSREQIVGGDVQGYRWMFETQPLAQLGRSPSTIDVVRGITRQEVVAGDVGTARWLFETQPLEMIHQREQQERQKEEGKSQGDPQPAAPSKGDVQTIRWLFETCPMSELAEKQGSEVTDPTAKAEAQSCTWMFKPQPVDRPVGSREQHLQVSQVPAGERQTDRHVFETEPLQASGRPCGRGPVRYCSRVEIPSGQVSRQKEVFQALEAGKKEEQQPRVIAGSIPAGSVHKFTWLFENCPMGSLAAESIRGGNLLEEQPMSPSGNRMQESQETAAEGTLRTLHATPGILHHGGILMEARGPGELCLAKYVLSGTGQGLPYIRKEELVSGELPRIIRQVLRRPDVDQQGLLVQEDPTGQLQLKQLRLPTPGSSGSIEDMDPELQQLLACGLRASVARTGLVMQETEQGLVALTAYSLQPRLTSKASERSSVQLLASCIDKGDLSGLHSLRWEPPADPSPVPASEGGQSLPPAESIIHVPPLDPSMGMGHLRASGQAIPCPPQSIGKAVPLAGEAAAPAQLQNTEKQEDSHSGQKGMAVLGKSEGATTTSPGPGAPDLLAAMQSLRMATAEAQSLHQQVLNKHKQGPTPAATSNPIQDGLRKAGATQSNIRPGGGIDPRIPAAPRKLL
- the XIRP1 gene encoding xin actin-binding repeat-containing protein 1 isoform X1 — its product is MADAQTQVAPTPTMRMATAEDLPLPPPPALDDLPLPPPKESFSKFHQQRQASELRRLYRHIHPELRKNLAEAVAEDLAEVLGSEEPTEGDVQCMRWIFENWRLDAIGDHERPAAKEPVPGGDVQATSRKFEEGSFANSTDQEPTRPQPSGGDVRAARWLFETKPLDELTGQAKELEATVREPAASGDVQGTRMLFETRPLDRLGSRPSLQEQSPLELRSEIQELKGDVKKTVKLFQTEPLCAIQDAEGAIHEVKAACREEIQSNAVRSARWLFETRPLDAINQDPSQVRVIRGISLEEGSRPDVSATRWIFETQPLDAIREILVDEKDFQPSPDLIPPGPDVQQQRHLFETRALDTLKGDEEAGAEAPPKEEVVPGDVRSTLWLFETKPLDAFRDKVQVGHLQRVDPQDGEGHLSSDNSSALPFSQSAPQRDGLKGDVKTFKNLFETLPLDSIGQGEVLAHGSPSREEGTDSAGQAQGIGSPVYAMQDSKGRLHALTSVSREQIVGGDVQGYRWMFETQPLAQLGRSPSTIDVVRGITRQEVVAGDVGTARWLFETQPLEMIHQREQQERQKEEGKSQGDPQPAAPSKGDVQTIRWLFETCPMSELAEKQGSEVTDPTAKAEAQSCTWMFKPQPVDRPVGSREQHLQVSQVPAGERQTDRHVFETEPLQASGRPCGRGPVRYCSRVEIPSGQVSRQKEVFQALEAGKKEEQQPRVIAGSIPAGSVHKFTWLFENCPMGSLAAESIRGGNLLEEQPMSPSGNRMQESQETAAEGTLRTLHATPGILHHGGILMEARGPGELCLAKYVLSGTGQGLPYIRKEELVSGELPRIIRQVLRRPDVDQQGLLVQEDPTGQLQLKQLRLPTPGSSGSIEDMDPELQQLLACGLRASVARTGLVMQETEQGLVALTAYSLQPRLTSKASERSSVQLLASCIDKGDLSGLHSLRWEPPADPSPVPASEGGQSLPPAESIIHVPPLDPSMGMGHLRASGQAIPCPPQSIGKAVPLAGEAAAPAQLQNTEKQEDSHSGQKGMAVLGKSEGATTTSPGPGAPDLLAAMQSLRMATAEAQSLHQQVLNKHKQGPTPAATSNPIQDGLRKAGATQSNIRPGGGIDPRIPAAPRKVSGEERALPRGLPGGWVTIQDGIYTAHPVRTFDPPGGVQPSEREPQSRRRETALSVQAPRPLQGGPGQSTGPGREEPGGRAQMAWGPPGKLMAEVCPGDLQAAETTLKTAPLGSHNLASGPQAAGASPHPHNAFVPPPPTLPAAVTGPDFPAGARRDEDSIQQASEPLKDPLLHPHSSPAGQKTPGGSQTKTSKLEPTMPPKKKPQLPPKPAHLTQSHPPQRLPKPLPVSPSFSSEVGQREHQRGETDAAIPQPVKVPTTVGQGHIPLARCPSGHSQPSPQHGFSTTAPRPTNNQATGSNAQSSEPPELNALNRDPTSLQWGPSTSGEQPMEGSHQGAPESPESLQRNQKELQGLLNQVQALEKEAAGSVDVQALRRLFEAVPQLGGAAPQAPAAHQKPEASVEQAFGELTRVSTEVARLKEQTLARLLDIEEAVHKALSSMSSLQPEASASGHFQGPPKDHSAHKISVTVSSSARPSGSGQEVGGQTAVENQTKVGCHTEAQNQVKIRNHTEARSHAASTAPSTRRQETSREDLCLPRVLPSRQDSPSSPTFISIQSATRKPLETSSFKGNPDISVKSTQAAQDIGQALLQQKGVQDKAGKKDITQCSVQPEPAPPSASPLPRGRQKSVLELQTGPGSSQHYGAMRTVTEQYEEVDQFGNTVLMSSTTVTEQAEPPRSPGSHLGLHASPLLRQFLHSPAGFSSDLTEAEMVQVSCSYSQPATQ